The DNA region GGGAATCACCTATGTCGTCGCCGACATCGACGCGACCGCCGCATTCTTCGGTGAGCGCACCGGACCGGTGAAGAAGGCCGTGCAACCGGGGCGTCGGATCACCACGGTGCGCAATCTCGACTTCGGGATGTCGGTCCGGACCGCGATGATCTCAGCCGCCTATCCTCGGAGCTCATGAGCGTGCCCGCCGATGACCCGGTCATCATCCACACCGACGGGGGATGCCGCCCCAATCCCGGTCCCGGCGGCTGGGGTGCCGTGCTGCGCCAGCGCGAACACGTGCGCGAGATGTTCGGCGGTGAGGCGGGCACCACCAGCAACAACCGGATGGAACTGATGGCGCCGATCATGGCACTCGAAGCGCTCACCAGGCCGGTGCTGGTCCACCTGCACACCGACAGCACCTATGTGCGTAACGGCATCACCAAGTGGGTGCTCGGCTGGGAACGCAACGGCTGGCTGACCGCCGCCAAGCAGCCGGTCAAGAACGTCGACCTGTGGCAGCGGCTCCAGGTCGCCTGCGCGCGACACCGGGTCGAATGGTTCTGGGTGAAGGGTCACTCCGGGGTGGCCGACAACGAGCTTGCCGACCAACTTGCGACGCGCGGTCTGGTCGCGGCGGTCGCTGACACCGCCTGACGGCACAGGCAAGAACTACGCGCGTCATTGGAGTGCGACGCCGAGTTCCGCGGCGAACACCTTGATCATGTGTTGCACGCCGATCTCGTTGCGCCCGATGATCATGTGGTCATGCTGACCGTGCACAACAGCCTCACCGCACTGGGGCAACATGGCGAAGTCCTCGTCGACGACGGCCGCGTGGACGCTCTCGTACACCTGGTCATACATGTTTCGCATCTCGTCGGTGGTGGCGGGAACTCGCGCCATCCAGCTGTGGCGCACTGAGCACCGAGTGGGCTCCCCGGCGGGCAGGATGTCGATGACCTCCACCCCGACCGGGCTGTTGGCCAGGATCAGATTCGGATAGATCCAGTAGATGACGCCCATGTTCTGATGCGGATCCCACGACGCGGAGGCATCGTCACCGAGGTTGACGACCCAGGTGAACGGGAAACCGATGCGATGGTGCTTGCCGAACTCGTCATAGACCCCGGTGTTGGGTAGCGTGTTCTGACCGATCACGCTCTCCCCGTGGACAAACGGGAAGTGGTACCCCTCGGCGAATGCCTCCAGGGCACCTTTCCAGGACACCTGCGACTGGAATTCCTTCTCGGTGTGGTAGCCGTAGGATGCGTAGTCCATCAGTGCCAACTCCGGCCCCAGGGCGCCCAGATGGGTGTCGACGTCGATGGTCTCTCCGACGGTCAAGACCGCCCAGATGAAACCGTGTCGCTCCTGGTTCGGTAGCTCGACCAGGCCGTAGTCGGACGTGTCCATCGAGTCGAAGCCCGATTTGCCGGGGACGGTGAACAACTCGCCGGTGTTCTTATAGGTCCACGCGTGGTACGGGCAGGTGAACCTGGAAGCATTGCCCGCGCCGCAGGCCGGCTTCGCGCCGCGATGTCGGCAGTAGTTCAGGAAGACGTGACTGGCGCCGTCGCGGTCTCGGGTCACCAGGAGCGAGTCGCCGAGCACCGAACGCACGACGTAGTCGTTGACGCCTGGAATCTGGGCCGACGGAACGATCGCGAGCGGCAGCCGGCGCAGCAGCTGAGATTCCTCGACCTCGGTGATCTTCGGGTCGCGGTAGTAGTGCAGCGGTACCCGCAGTTCACGCTCCGCCATGTCGGTGGTCTTGTCGACCGCGTGGCGCAGAGCGCGTCGAGTCAATTCTTCGTCTCGATTGCTGACCGGACCGTTGACGACCGCCGTCATTGCACACCTCATCTCATTCGCAGGACTGCCCAGACCATACATCAATAGTTGATTGTATGGTCAAGAGCGAGTTCTGCGACAGCCGGCGGAATGCAACGATGACGGGATGCGCAGACACGGATGGTCGGGTGATATCCCCGTCGACGACGACGAAGCGGTGGCGCGCATTGTGGCCGCAGCACGAGCATCCATCGACGCACGAGGGTCGGTCAGCGTGTCGGAGGTCGCCTCCGAGCTCGGGATCACCCGCCAGACGGTGTATCGCTACTTCCCCACCCTCGATGCTCTACTGACCGGCACCGCGATGTCAGCAGTCGGTGGCTTTCTGGACCGACTGGCTCGGGATCTGGCGTCGATAACCGATCCGACCGAAGCAGTCGTGGAAGGGATCGCCTATACCCTCGATCAGTTACCCCACGATCGTTATCTCGGCTTGGTCATGCAGCCAGGAAAGGCCAGCGCGTTCGCCGCCGGAGTCACCTCTGAGGTGGCGATCTCATTCGGCCGCTCAATCCTCGAACGCCTCAACGTCGACTGGGCCGATGCCGGGTTCAGTGGCCAAAGCCTCGACGAGCTCGCCGAATTCATGTTGCGCCTGCTGCAATCCTTCATCCTGGATCCAGGTGGTCCCGATCGCCACAACAGCGAACTCCGAACGTTCCTGTATCGCTGGGCCGGACCGGCAGTCAAGGGCCATCGCCACTCGAAGATGCCCGAGACGAGCCCTTGATCCGCCATCGCCAGATCGCGCACGACGGCGGCGGGACTTTCACCGCAGCCCGCTTTATCACCCTTGACTTATATAAGTTGTGGCTTTATTTTTAGTGGGTGCATGCTTTCGATGTTCTGGGCGATCCGGTGCGGCGTCGCATCCTCGAATTGCTCGTGCACGGTGAGCAGTCGGCCGGTGACATCACCGCGGTCATCCGCGACGAGTTCTCGATCACCCAGCCGGCGGTATCACAGCATCTGAAAGTGCTGCGCGACAACGGCTTCACCGTGGTGCGCGCAGTAGGGCAGCGCCGCCTGTACGCCGTGGACGGCACCGCACTGCGCGACATCGACCACTGGCTGAACAGCTTCCGTCAGTTCTGGGCCCCGCGCCTGGATGCACTGTCCACCGAGATCGCCCGCGGAAAGCGGCAGCGTCGGCTCGGCCCACCGAAAACCGATGAAGGGAAACAGGACTGATGGATGTCAGCGAACATGTCAATGCGGTGCGGCGCACGGTCGGCGGCCGGGCTCTCGAGGCCGGGGAAGCCCGCGTCGTCACGCTGACGCGCTCGTATGCCACCGGCGCCACTGATCTGTGGGACGCATGCACCAACCCCGAACGTCTACCGCGCTGGTTCGCGCCCGTGCACGGCGACCTACGACTGGACGGCAAATACCAGGTGGAAGGCAATGCGTCAGGCACGGTGCTCACCTGCGACCCACCACACAGCTTCACCGCCACCTGGGAGTTCGGTGGCGGGCTGAGCTGGATCGAGTTGACGATCACCGACGAGGGACCGGAGCAGGCCAGCCTGCAACTCGATCACATCGCCCTGGTCGGCGACGAGATGTGGCCGCAGTACGGGCCCGGCGCGGTGGGCATCGGTTGGGACCTGGCGTTGCTCGGTCTGGCCATCCATCTCGAGACCGGAGAAGCTGTGCCCGCCGAGTTCAGAGAAGAGGAGTGGGTGACCACCGGCGCGGGCAGAGACTACATCCGATCTGCGGGCGAGGGCTGGTACCGGGCGCAGGTCGCCTCTGGTGAGGACACCTCGGTAGCCCGTCGGGCAGCCGACAACTCGATCGCGTTCTTCCGCGGAGACCCGCTCCCGCACAACCAGAACGCAGACTGATCAGCGAGCGACAGGACGTTGCCCAGAGCAGCGGTCAGGCGGCGTGGTCCTCGGGCGGGGCGGGTCCGCCGGGCTGGCCGGGGTTGTCGGCCGGGTGTGGTGCAGCCTCTGAGTCCGCAGGCGTACCGTGGTCAGCGGGATCGGTTGCTGCAGTGCTGTTTTCGCGACAGACTTCCGGCTCGTCGTCGGGTGGTCTGAGGAGCCGTTCGGGTCGGTGGTAGTAGTTGATGCGAGCTTGTCCGGTGTCCAGGCCGGGCGGCGGGATCCATTCGACCTCGCCGCGTTCGTTCATCCTGGTGGTCCATCCGTCGGTCCCCACGCTACGGTTGTCGGGTCCGCAGGCCAGGCCGAGCTCGTCAACATTGGTGTTGCCACCGTCGGCCCAATCGGCGGTGACATGATGCACCTGGGAGCCGTAGGCGCCGACGGTGCAGCAGGGTTTGGTGCAGCCGCCGTCCCGTCCGATCAACATGATCCGCTGCGCCGGCGACGCGATTCGCTTGGCGCGGAACAGCTCCAGCGCCGAACCGGTGGCTCGGTCGAACACAGCCAGGTAGTGATTGGCGTGGGCAGCCATCCTGATCACCTCAGCGATCGGTATCACCGTCCCTGCGCCGCTGACGCCGACACCGGCGCGGGACTCCAGATCCTGCAGGGTGGTACGAATGATCACCGACACCGGCAACCCGTTGAGCTTCCCGAGCTCACCACTCATCAGCGCGATCCGGCCGGCGGCGAGCAGTGCGTCATGCTGACGCTGACCCAAGCTACGTCCGTCGTTGTCAATCTGGGCCTGGGACGGGGTTCCTGAGGTGCAGGGGTGAGGATCGTCGGGATTACACATCCCGGGCGCAGCGAATCTGGCCAGGATCGGTTCCCACACCGCCCAGGCCTCCGGTGTCAGCGTGGCGCGCAGATCGATCATTCCGTCAGAGCGCTGTCTGCTCGCCGAGACCGAGCGTTTACGGGCGCGTTCGGTGTCATCCGGTTCCGGACCGTCCTGATCGAGCAAAAACAGCGTCCGCTCCGCGCAGTCTTTGAGTTCTCGGGGGCCGTGCTTGACTGCGGTACCGACCAACTGGATCTCGAACTGTTCCCGGGTAACGGGGTCGACGAAACCCGGCAGATTGTCGACGGCTTTGCGGATGACCGCGACGTGCTCGTCATTGATCACCCCGAGAGCCTGGGCGGACGCGGTGGCGGATAACGCGGGCGGCAACGGAGATCCGGTCAATGCCTGCCGGGGCGCCAACAGGGAGGCTTCGGTCAACCGACGATGGGCCTCGCCGGCCGAGATCCGCCACCGCACCGAGAGCACCTGTTTCCAGGACTTGGCGCCCATCTCCTTCGGTGTCGCCTCCTTCTGCAACCGGGCCAACATCCGGTTCCTGACCGAAGGCATCTGGCACCACAGGGTTTCGAGCTCATCGAGCGCACCGACGAGATCTGTACGGGTTAGTAGATCCACATCGCAGCCAGCCAATTCATCGAAGGCAGCGCGTACCGCCGCAACCGCGGCCTGCACTCCACCTGTCGACATACTTCGAACATACATTCGACCACCGACACATCCACTGACTCAAACTTCTTGGCAGGGTCGCCGGAGAATGATGGTGACACGTCCAGGAGGAGTCTCAGATGACGAGATCGCGGCGGTCGACAGTGTCGACTGAGGACGAAACCCGTTTCACGACCGCCCACCGAACGCAACCGGCTGTGGCAGACCGACTTCTCGGAGTTCGAAACCGCCAACGGGGGTATCTGGCGTATCAGCGCTGTCATCGACTATGTCAGCAAGTACTGCCTAGCCGTCACTGTCACCCCCACCTCCCGGGGCCTCGACGCCGTGCGCTGCATCCGGCAGTCCGTCGAAAAGGCGACTCGCATACTGAACCTGGCCGTTCTGCGCCTCGCACTCATCACAGCCGGAATACCTGAGCCCATTGACCAAGAAAACCCCGCGAACTTCTTGACTCAAGACACACATCCGCCCGCTAGGACTGCTGCGTGCACCTCTCGCCCGAGCCGGCGAATCTCGACTCAGCTACCCCGGAGGGTTCAGCGACTCGGCAATCCGATCGAGCAGTCGGGTCAGTTGGCGTTGTTCCTCAGCCGTGAGGCAGCTGAAGATATCCCCTGCGACGACGACGTAGTCGCCGACCCAGTTTCGCGCCTGCGCCTCCCCCTCGGGCGTGGTCGTCAGGCGTATCGCGCGGCGGTCGGTGTCGTCAACCCCGCGGGCGACCAGCCCATCGCGAACAAGTGCCTCTACCAGCGTCGACGCAGTACCCTGACTGACTCCTACTTCACGGGCCAGATCCGCGAGCCGCACCGGCTGCATCCGAGCCACTTCGGCGAGCAGTTTGGACCTCGGGGTCGAGACGCCGTGTTCGCCCAGGCGGTCGTCGAAGGCCCGGACCACCGATTTGGCCGCACGGCCGAACACATCGGCCAGGCGCCCCGCGCGCTGCGCCGATGCACCCGACGCAGCGCGTCCACCCGTCGCTTCTTTCATGTTGACGAAATACTATCAGCACCCATATAGTTTGAGATCAAATGATTTGATACGGAATGAATGGGAACGGCATGAACATCTTCGTCACGGGCGGCAGTGGATTCGTCGGACAACACCTGGTCAGGCGACTGGTCGGTGCGGGGCATGAGGTGCGCGCCCTCGCCCGCACGGACCGCGCCGCCGACCTCGTCGGCCGCGCCGGCGCGCAGCCAGTTCTCGGCGACCTGGCAGATCTGGTGGAAAGCGCTGCACCGCAATGGACGTCCGCACTGCGTGGGGTCGATGCCGTCGTGCACGGGGCCGCCTACATGGCGTTCTGGGGACCCGACGAAGTGTTCCGCCGGGCCAACCTGGAGCCCAGTGTCGCTCTCCACCAGGTCGCCGCGTCGTCGGGGGTGTCGAGGTTCGTCTTGATCAGCGCGGCCAGCGTGGCCAGCGGCACCCAACGCGCGCCAGTCGTCGACGAGCGCACCGACGAAGGTCGACCCAACATCGCCTATAGCCGCATCAAGCTCGAAACCGAGCGCACCCTGCTCAGCACGGTCACTCCGACGATGGCGACGGTGGCTCTTCGGCCTCCGTTCATCTGGGGTCGGGGCATGTCCACCCTGGACGAATTCGTCAGCACGGCGCAAGCCGGCCGGTTCAGCTGGATTGACAACGGCACCCACACGGTCGACTTCGTCCACGTCGACAACCTCGCCGAGGCCGTCCACCTTGCACTCACCCGCGGCCGTGCCGGACGCGCTTACTACGTCACCGACGGCACGCCCATGTCGACGCGCGATTTCTTCACCCCACTACTGGCCACCCAAGGCGTGGACGTGAGCGCGGCCCGCAGCGTGCCGTTCGCGTTGGCGCGCCCCCTCGGGGCGCTCCTTGACGCAGGGGCACGGCTGTTGCGCCGGCCCGAGCCACCGATGCTGACCAATTGGATCACCACATTCATGGGCCGTGACCGCAGCTACGACATCACGGCTGCGAGAATCGAACTCGGCTACCATCCATCCGTCACAGTGGCCGAGGGACTCGCAGAGATGGCGGACTCTCTCGCGCGGTGAACTACTCCCATCTGACCTCGTCAGGCGACTTGTCGTCGCGCAGCCCGCGCCAACTCGCCTGCCTCAGTCGGCCGTCGGAGGTGCTTTCGCTGTAGCGCACCTCCCCCACGAGTTCGGGACGCACGAACGTCACTCCCTTGGCGTCCTGCGCCGGAAGGCGTGCCGTGAAGGGTGATTCGTCGGTCGCCAGCGGCGCCAATGTCGCCTTCAGCGACGCCAACTCCTTGTCGGTGAAACCGGTTCCGACCCGTCCGACGAACTCCAAACCGCCAGCGCCGGGGACTCCGAGCATCAAAGCGCCGATGCCACTGGTGCGTCCGCCTTCACCTTGGCGCCAGCCACCGATCACGACTTCCTGGGTATTCCAGAGCTTGTCCTTGATCCACGACGATGACCGGCGCCCGGGCTGGTATGTGGAGTCGCGCTTCTTGGCGACCACGCCTTCCCACCGCCTCGTGCGCGCCACCTCCAGCGCTTCACGTCCGTTCCCCGGCAACTGGTCGGGCACGATCAGACCGCCACCTTCGGCCAGCGCCTCGAGCAGCCTCCGGCGGTCGGAGTATTTGGCTTTGAGCAGCGACCGACCGTCGAGGAACAGGATGTCGAAGGCCCAGAACTCCACTCGGGTCGATCGCGCGCGGTTCTGCATCTCCCGGAAACTCGGGACGCCGGACTCGTCGAGAGCGACTGCCTCGCCGTCGAGAATCACATGATGGTCAGCAAGATCGGCGGCCACCGCCTGCAGTTGCGGGTACTCACCGGTGACATCGCGTCCGCGCCGCGACCGCAGTGACAGCGTTCCGTGGTCGGCCTCCATGAGTAGCCGATAGCCGTCCCACTTACCTTCGAAAGCCCACTGGCCCTTGGTGAGCCGGTCCACCGACCCTTCGGTGGACAGCATCGGGGCCAGGTCGGCGACGGTCGGCGCCGGCTGTTCCTTCATGCGGTGGGCCAGCCAGTTCTTGCCGTCGGTCTGGATCAGCGCGTAGCGTCCCCGGATCTTCTCGCCGTGCAGGGTGACGATCACCTCCCCACCCTTGGCGGGGCCGTCGGGCGGGTTGTCGCGGAACTTCTCGGTCTCGTAGATACCGGTGTCCCAGATGTGGACCTCGCCACCGCCGTATTCGCCTTTCGGGATTTCTCCGGAGAACGTCAGATACTCCATCGGGTGGTCTTCGGTGTGCACAGCAAGGTGATTCACCGACGGTGTCTCGGGCAGATTCTTCGGTACCGCCCAGCTCACCAGCACACCGTCGCGTTCGAGCCGAAAGTCGTAGTGCAACCGCCGCGCGTGGTGTTCCTGGATGACGAACGCGTCGTTGTTGCCGGTTCTGGGTGCGTCACCGGGAATCGGTTCCGGCGTCTTGGCGGTGTCGCGCATGCTGCGGTAACGGGTCAGCCGGTCGGGCACCGGAAGTGCTGGATCGAGGTCGGCGAGCAGGTCACCGTCACGGTCGAGACGGTCCAGTACCTCGTCGAACATCAGATGGCGTAGATCGGGGTCCTCGATCTCGTCCCATGTGCGCGGCGCAGCCACAGTCGGATGTTCGCGTCCGCGAAGCGAATACGGCGCGATCGTGGTCTTGTTGCCGTTGTTCTGGCTCCAGTCCACGAACACCTTCCCCGCGCGCAGGCTCTTGGTCATGGTGGCGGTGACCTGTTTGGGCATCATCTGCTCAAGCTGCTGAGCTACCCGCTTGGCCAGCACCGACGCCCCGCGCGAGCTGATCGGCGTCTCCAATGGAACATAGAGGTGAATTCCCTTGCTGCCGCTGGTCAACGGAAAGGTGGGCAGCCCGATATCGGCGATCAGATCCCGCACCTCATGGGCGACCTGGCACAGCTGACCGAACGTGACCCCCTCCCCTGGGTCGAGATCAAAGACCACGCGGGTGGCGGGCCCCACGTCCCCGTGGGTGAACCGCCACTGCGGTACGTGCACCTCCAGGGCGGCCTGCTGGGCGATCCACGCCAACCCCTCGACGGTGTCGATCACCGGGTAGGTGGTGCTACCCGACTTGTGGACGATGGTGGCGCGCTCCAGCCAGTCCGGCGCAGACGAAGCCAACTGCTTCTCGAAGAAAGCCTCCTGCTCGACGCCGTTGGGCCACCGCTTGCGGGTCACCGCCCTGCCGGCGATGTGCGGCAGCATCCCTGCAGCGACGTTGACGTAGTAGTCGAAGACCTCGGCTTTGGTGACAGCATGGCGTCGGTCTCCGGTCGCCGGGTACAGCACCTTGTCCGGGTTGGTCAATTTCACCCGGTCATAACGGTCCACCACATCACGGTATTACCCACCACGCAGCAGGTAGCGTCGACACGGTGCGGGCACTGGTCATCGGCGAAGCGCTCATCGACATCGTCGAGCGCAGCGAACAGCCCACGCGCGAGCACGTCGGTGGCAGTCCGCTCAATGTGGCCGTCGGTTTGGCCCGGCTCGGCCGCGATGTCGACTTCCTGACCCACATCGGCGCCGACGAACGCGGTCGGCGAATCACCGAGTATGTCGAATCCTCGGGAGCCCAACTGGTTTCGGGAAGCGTTACGGCCCCCCGGACCGCCACGGCACGTGCAGTGCTGGATGCCGCCGGTTCGGCCACCTACACCTTCGACATCGAGTGGCAATTGAGCGGCATTCCCGAGGTCGCGCCGCCACTGGTGGTGCACACCGGCTCGATCGCCGCGGTCCTCGAACCGGGATGCCTGGCCGCCAAGGCGCTGGTCGACACCTACCGCGTCTCGGCCACCGTCACGTTCGACCCGAACATCCGCGCCGCTCTGATCACCGATGCCGACGCGGCTCGGTCCCGGATCGACCGGCTGCTGGAGCAGGCTGACGTCATCAAAGTCAGCAGTGAAGACCTGCACTGGTTGAGTCCGACGCGCACGCCCGAACAGGTGGGGCAGACCTGGCTGGCACTGGGCGCCTCGATCGTCGTGGTCACGTTCGGTG from Mycobacterium sp. SMC-4 includes:
- a CDS encoding SRPBCC family protein, which gives rise to MDVSEHVNAVRRTVGGRALEAGEARVVTLTRSYATGATDLWDACTNPERLPRWFAPVHGDLRLDGKYQVEGNASGTVLTCDPPHSFTATWEFGGGLSWIELTITDEGPEQASLQLDHIALVGDEMWPQYGPGAVGIGWDLALLGLAIHLETGEAVPAEFREEEWVTTGAGRDYIRSAGEGWYRAQVASGEDTSVARRAADNSIAFFRGDPLPHNQNAD
- a CDS encoding MarR family winged helix-turn-helix transcriptional regulator — translated: MKEATGGRAASGASAQRAGRLADVFGRAAKSVVRAFDDRLGEHGVSTPRSKLLAEVARMQPVRLADLAREVGVSQGTASTLVEALVRDGLVARGVDDTDRRAIRLTTTPEGEAQARNWVGDYVVVAGDIFSCLTAEEQRQLTRLLDRIAESLNPPG
- a CDS encoding HNH endonuclease signature motif containing protein, which encodes MYVRSMSTGGVQAAVAAVRAAFDELAGCDVDLLTRTDLVGALDELETLWCQMPSVRNRMLARLQKEATPKEMGAKSWKQVLSVRWRISAGEAHRRLTEASLLAPRQALTGSPLPPALSATASAQALGVINDEHVAVIRKAVDNLPGFVDPVTREQFEIQLVGTAVKHGPRELKDCAERTLFLLDQDGPEPDDTERARKRSVSASRQRSDGMIDLRATLTPEAWAVWEPILARFAAPGMCNPDDPHPCTSGTPSQAQIDNDGRSLGQRQHDALLAAGRIALMSGELGKLNGLPVSVIIRTTLQDLESRAGVGVSGAGTVIPIAEVIRMAAHANHYLAVFDRATGSALELFRAKRIASPAQRIMLIGRDGGCTKPCCTVGAYGSQVHHVTADWADGGNTNVDELGLACGPDNRSVGTDGWTTRMNERGEVEWIPPPGLDTGQARINYYHRPERLLRPPDDEPEVCRENSTAATDPADHGTPADSEAAPHPADNPGQPGGPAPPEDHAA
- a CDS encoding TetR/AcrR family transcriptional regulator, with the protein product MRRHGWSGDIPVDDDEAVARIVAAARASIDARGSVSVSEVASELGITRQTVYRYFPTLDALLTGTAMSAVGGFLDRLARDLASITDPTEAVVEGIAYTLDQLPHDRYLGLVMQPGKASAFAAGVTSEVAISFGRSILERLNVDWADAGFSGQSLDELAEFMLRLLQSFILDPGGPDRHNSELRTFLYRWAGPAVKGHRHSKMPETSP
- the rnhA gene encoding ribonuclease HI: MSVPADDPVIIHTDGGCRPNPGPGGWGAVLRQREHVREMFGGEAGTTSNNRMELMAPIMALEALTRPVLVHLHTDSTYVRNGITKWVLGWERNGWLTAAKQPVKNVDLWQRLQVACARHRVEWFWVKGHSGVADNELADQLATRGLVAAVADTA
- a CDS encoding aromatic ring-hydroxylating dioxygenase subunit alpha, which translates into the protein MTAVVNGPVSNRDEELTRRALRHAVDKTTDMAERELRVPLHYYRDPKITEVEESQLLRRLPLAIVPSAQIPGVNDYVVRSVLGDSLLVTRDRDGASHVFLNYCRHRGAKPACGAGNASRFTCPYHAWTYKNTGELFTVPGKSGFDSMDTSDYGLVELPNQERHGFIWAVLTVGETIDVDTHLGALGPELALMDYASYGYHTEKEFQSQVSWKGALEAFAEGYHFPFVHGESVIGQNTLPNTGVYDEFGKHHRIGFPFTWVVNLGDDASASWDPHQNMGVIYWIYPNLILANSPVGVEVIDILPAGEPTRCSVRHSWMARVPATTDEMRNMYDQVYESVHAAVVDEDFAMLPQCGEAVVHGQHDHMIIGRNEIGVQHMIKVFAAELGVALQ
- a CDS encoding carbohydrate kinase; protein product: MRALVIGEALIDIVERSEQPTREHVGGSPLNVAVGLARLGRDVDFLTHIGADERGRRITEYVESSGAQLVSGSVTAPRTATARAVLDAAGSATYTFDIEWQLSGIPEVAPPLVVHTGSIAAVLEPGCLAAKALVDTYRVSATVTFDPNIRAALITDADAARSRIDRLLEQADVIKVSSEDLHWLSPTRTPEQVGQTWLALGASIVVVTFGAHGSVAMCAGGSVRVPAGNVDVVDTVGAGDAFMTGLIDALWSMDLLGAARRPQLAAIGTDALTTAVRSATVASALTVQHPGADLPDRVSLDAAIGSDILG
- a CDS encoding helix-turn-helix transcriptional regulator, whose product is MHAFDVLGDPVRRRILELLVHGEQSAGDITAVIRDEFSITQPAVSQHLKVLRDNGFTVVRAVGQRRLYAVDGTALRDIDHWLNSFRQFWAPRLDALSTEIARGKRQRRLGPPKTDEGKQD
- a CDS encoding NAD(P)-dependent oxidoreductase, with protein sequence MNIFVTGGSGFVGQHLVRRLVGAGHEVRALARTDRAADLVGRAGAQPVLGDLADLVESAAPQWTSALRGVDAVVHGAAYMAFWGPDEVFRRANLEPSVALHQVAASSGVSRFVLISAASVASGTQRAPVVDERTDEGRPNIAYSRIKLETERTLLSTVTPTMATVALRPPFIWGRGMSTLDEFVSTAQAGRFSWIDNGTHTVDFVHVDNLAEAVHLALTRGRAGRAYYVTDGTPMSTRDFFTPLLATQGVDVSAARSVPFALARPLGALLDAGARLLRRPEPPMLTNWITTFMGRDRSYDITAARIELGYHPSVTVAEGLAEMADSLAR
- a CDS encoding ATP-dependent DNA ligase — protein: MVDRYDRVKLTNPDKVLYPATGDRRHAVTKAEVFDYYVNVAAGMLPHIAGRAVTRKRWPNGVEQEAFFEKQLASSAPDWLERATIVHKSGSTTYPVIDTVEGLAWIAQQAALEVHVPQWRFTHGDVGPATRVVFDLDPGEGVTFGQLCQVAHEVRDLIADIGLPTFPLTSGSKGIHLYVPLETPISSRGASVLAKRVAQQLEQMMPKQVTATMTKSLRAGKVFVDWSQNNGNKTTIAPYSLRGREHPTVAAPRTWDEIEDPDLRHLMFDEVLDRLDRDGDLLADLDPALPVPDRLTRYRSMRDTAKTPEPIPGDAPRTGNNDAFVIQEHHARRLHYDFRLERDGVLVSWAVPKNLPETPSVNHLAVHTEDHPMEYLTFSGEIPKGEYGGGEVHIWDTGIYETEKFRDNPPDGPAKGGEVIVTLHGEKIRGRYALIQTDGKNWLAHRMKEQPAPTVADLAPMLSTEGSVDRLTKGQWAFEGKWDGYRLLMEADHGTLSLRSRRGRDVTGEYPQLQAVAADLADHHVILDGEAVALDESGVPSFREMQNRARSTRVEFWAFDILFLDGRSLLKAKYSDRRRLLEALAEGGGLIVPDQLPGNGREALEVARTRRWEGVVAKKRDSTYQPGRRSSSWIKDKLWNTQEVVIGGWRQGEGGRTSGIGALMLGVPGAGGLEFVGRVGTGFTDKELASLKATLAPLATDESPFTARLPAQDAKGVTFVRPELVGEVRYSESTSDGRLRQASWRGLRDDKSPDEVRWE